From Sporosarcina sp. Te-1, the proteins below share one genomic window:
- a CDS encoding flotillin family protein produces MPEIFIVIGIVAFILLAIILVYVTKYKTVGPDEALIVTGSYLGSKNVHTDESGNRIKIIRGGGTFVFPVFQQSEPLSLLSSKLEVTTPEVYTEQGVPVMADGTAIIKIGGSISEIATAAEQFLGKSKEDRENEAKEVLEGHLRSILGSMTVEEIYKNRDKFSQEVQRVASQDLAKMGLVIVSFTIKDVRDKNGYLDSLGKPRIAQVKRDADIATAEAEKETRIKNAEASKEAQKAEIERATEIAEAEKENQLKVAEYRREQDVAKARADQAYELESARAKQEVTEQEMQVRIIERQKQIELEEKEILRREKQYDSEVKKKADADRYAIEQNAAAEKSRQLAEADAEKYRIEARAAAEAEKIRLDGLAKADSQRAQGESEADVIRLKGLAEAEAKRKIAEAFEQYGQAAVLDMIVRMIPEYAKQIASPLSNIDKITVVDTGGGEGGGANKVTSYATNLMSTLQESLKASSGIDVKEMMESYVGKNNLRPSIDRLTEELSATKSGAATEQSTATEE; encoded by the coding sequence ATGCCAGAAATTTTTATTGTCATTGGGATTGTCGCATTTATTTTATTGGCTATCATTCTTGTCTACGTGACAAAGTATAAGACAGTCGGACCAGATGAAGCACTTATTGTAACGGGAAGCTATCTCGGATCGAAAAATGTACATACGGATGAGTCCGGAAACCGGATTAAGATCATTCGTGGTGGCGGTACGTTCGTCTTTCCAGTGTTCCAGCAATCGGAACCGCTCAGTTTGCTATCGAGCAAATTGGAAGTAACAACGCCGGAAGTGTACACAGAGCAAGGTGTTCCTGTTATGGCCGATGGTACTGCCATCATTAAAATAGGAGGATCCATCTCCGAAATCGCGACGGCCGCGGAACAGTTCTTAGGAAAGTCAAAAGAAGACCGCGAAAACGAAGCGAAAGAAGTGTTGGAAGGTCATTTACGCTCCATCTTAGGATCGATGACTGTTGAAGAAATCTATAAGAACCGTGATAAGTTCTCCCAGGAAGTGCAACGAGTGGCTTCCCAAGACCTTGCAAAAATGGGGCTTGTCATTGTCTCCTTTACAATTAAAGATGTGCGTGATAAAAACGGTTACCTTGATTCATTAGGAAAGCCGAGGATCGCACAAGTAAAACGCGACGCTGATATTGCAACTGCAGAAGCGGAAAAAGAAACTCGCATCAAAAATGCTGAAGCATCGAAGGAAGCACAAAAGGCAGAAATTGAGCGTGCAACAGAAATTGCTGAAGCAGAAAAGGAAAACCAGTTGAAAGTTGCTGAGTACCGCCGTGAACAGGATGTCGCGAAAGCACGGGCCGACCAAGCGTATGAGCTGGAATCCGCACGGGCTAAACAAGAAGTAACCGAGCAAGAGATGCAAGTCCGCATCATCGAGCGTCAAAAGCAAATCGAATTGGAAGAGAAAGAGATTCTGCGTCGAGAGAAGCAGTATGACTCCGAAGTGAAGAAAAAGGCAGACGCCGACCGTTATGCGATTGAGCAAAATGCTGCGGCTGAAAAGTCGCGTCAATTGGCTGAAGCGGACGCTGAAAAATACCGAATCGAAGCTAGAGCCGCTGCCGAAGCGGAAAAAATCCGGCTTGATGGTTTGGCAAAAGCCGACTCACAACGGGCACAAGGGGAATCCGAAGCCGACGTCATTCGTCTTAAAGGTCTCGCCGAAGCCGAAGCGAAACGCAAAATTGCGGAAGCCTTCGAACAATATGGCCAGGCAGCTGTTCTCGACATGATTGTCCGTATGATTCCTGAATACGCGAAACAAATCGCAAGCCCGCTTTCCAACATCGATAAGATTACTGTTGTTGACACAGGCGGCGGAGAAGGTGGCGGAGCGAACAAAGTGACATCTTACGCAACCAACCTCATGTCCACGCTGCAAGAATCCCTAAAGGCTTCTTCCGGCATCGACGTCAAGGAAATGATGGAAAGCTACGTAGGGAAAAACAACCTGCGTCCTAGCATCGACCGATTGACTGAAGAACTATCCGCGACTAAATCTGGAGCTGCAACAGAGCAATCCACAGCCACAGAGGAATAA
- a CDS encoding DUF47 domain-containing protein: MFSPRKTDPFFSALLTIAEHVKEAMHYANDFKVTSVADLKEVSVQLKKYETEGDDLIHDLISKLNTSFMTPIEREDILQLAIKMDDILDGIEHFVANLEMFSLIEIDEYTQKFMENIVKSSDEIVKAMELLARKKLVAMRDHAVLIKEYERICDEVLRTSIKQLFLREKDPIRIIQFKDMYELLEDIADHCQDVANTIETIIMRNA; the protein is encoded by the coding sequence ATGTTTAGTCCACGTAAAACCGATCCATTTTTCTCAGCATTGCTCACGATTGCGGAACATGTGAAAGAGGCAATGCACTATGCCAATGACTTTAAAGTAACGTCTGTCGCTGATTTGAAAGAGGTAAGTGTTCAATTAAAGAAGTATGAGACCGAGGGGGATGATCTGATCCATGACTTGATCTCGAAATTGAATACATCCTTTATGACGCCGATTGAACGGGAAGATATATTGCAGTTGGCCATCAAAATGGATGATATTCTTGATGGCATCGAGCATTTTGTTGCGAATCTAGAAATGTTTTCCCTTATTGAAATTGATGAGTATACTCAGAAGTTCATGGAAAACATCGTTAAAAGTTCAGATGAAATTGTAAAAGCCATGGAATTGCTGGCGCGCAAAAAACTGGTCGCCATGCGGGATCATGCCGTACTGATCAAGGAATATGAACGGATTTGCGACGAAGTTCTGCGTACATCGATCAAGCAGCTCTTCCTGCGTGAGAAAGATCCGATTCGTATCATCCAGTTTAAGGACATGTACGAGTTGCTGGAAGATATCGCGGACCACTGCCAAGACGTAGCGAACACAATCGAAACGATTATCATGCGTAATGCGTAA
- a CDS encoding cold-shock protein yields the protein MEQGKVKWFNAEKGYGFIEREDGDDVFVHFSAIQGDGFKTLEEGQDVTFEIEQGQRGLQATNVTKN from the coding sequence ATGGAACAAGGTAAAGTAAAATGGTTTAACGCAGAAAAAGGTTATGGCTTCATCGAACGTGAAGATGGCGACGATGTATTCGTACACTTCTCCGCTATCCAAGGCGACGGCTTCAAAACTCTTGAAGAAGGCCAAGACGTTACTTTCGAAATCGAACAAGGTCAACGTGGACTTCAAGCTACAAACGTAACAAAAAACTAA
- a CDS encoding inorganic phosphate transporter translates to MDTVVILTLLIVVFALAFDFINGFHDTANAIATSVSTRALKPRTAIYMAAVMNFIGALTFTGVAKTISKDIVDPFVLENGSLVILAALISAIIWNLVTWYYGIPSSSSHALIGSIAGAAISAAGFAVLNYSGFIKILEALILSPFIAIAAGFLMMSLFKVVLKNRNLFKANKRIRYLQIGTAALQSFTHGTNDAQKAMGIITMALIASNMQTGEDIQFWVRIAAATAMGLGTSIGGYKIIKTVGGKIMKIRPVNGAAADLSSAMIIFGATLIHLPVSTTHVISSAIMGVGSAQRVKGVKWGVAKKIVITWIITMPISATIAAIIYQLLNLFSK, encoded by the coding sequence ATGGATACAGTTGTTATACTCACGCTTCTTATTGTAGTTTTCGCTTTGGCATTCGATTTCATCAATGGCTTCCATGATACCGCGAATGCCATAGCGACCTCGGTATCGACTCGGGCTTTGAAACCACGCACGGCCATTTATATGGCCGCTGTGATGAATTTTATAGGTGCTTTGACTTTTACCGGTGTGGCTAAAACAATTTCGAAGGACATCGTAGACCCATTTGTGTTGGAAAACGGTTCCCTCGTCATATTAGCCGCCCTGATTTCAGCGATCATCTGGAATCTGGTCACTTGGTATTACGGTATTCCGTCGAGTTCATCCCATGCTTTAATCGGCTCTATCGCGGGGGCAGCTATTTCTGCTGCCGGTTTTGCCGTTTTGAACTATAGCGGTTTCATCAAAATTTTGGAAGCTCTGATCCTTTCGCCTTTTATCGCAATAGCTGCTGGGTTTCTCATGATGTCATTATTCAAAGTAGTTTTGAAGAACCGCAACCTGTTCAAGGCAAACAAACGAATTCGCTACTTGCAAATCGGGACAGCTGCATTGCAGTCGTTTACCCATGGGACAAACGATGCGCAAAAAGCGATGGGGATTATCACCATGGCGTTGATCGCTTCCAATATGCAAACTGGCGAGGATATCCAATTCTGGGTTCGGATTGCTGCTGCAACTGCGATGGGTCTTGGAACATCCATTGGCGGCTATAAAATCATTAAGACGGTCGGAGGCAAAATCATGAAAATCCGGCCAGTGAACGGCGCTGCAGCCGATCTCAGTTCCGCGATGATTATTTTCGGGGCCACGCTTATCCATTTGCCAGTCAGTACGACGCATGTCATCTCCTCCGCTATCATGGGTGTGGGATCTGCACAACGCGTCAAAGGCGTCAAATGGGGAGTGGCAAAAAAAATTGTCATTACATGGATTATCACTATGCCGATTTCAGCTACGATTGCCGCGATTATTTATCAATTACTTAACTTATTTTCTAAATAA